In a single window of the Thermodesulfovibrionales bacterium genome:
- a CDS encoding glycosyltransferase family A protein — protein MLRFHEITDPLVSVIIPVFNGEKYLCEAIESVLCQTYGPIEVIVVDDGSTDDSAGVAKSFGSEVRYVYQTNGGVGAALNRGIMLCGGSFLSFLDADDLWNEDKLMHQVAVFEDSPDVDMVFGQVKQFYSPELDEDERKSVRIPAEVMPGVFKGSMLIKRESFFHVGLFETTWRVGDFIDWYLKAAEKGLKSIVLDEVVTLRRIHTANMGIRERGSQTDVVRILKASLDRRRKSTTGEGSTS, from the coding sequence ATGCTTAGGTTTCACGAAATAACCGATCCCTTGGTGAGCGTCATTATTCCGGTCTTCAATGGCGAAAAATACCTCTGTGAGGCGATAGAGAGCGTGCTCTGCCAGACCTATGGGCCGATCGAGGTCATTGTGGTGGATGATGGCTCGACGGACGACAGCGCCGGGGTAGCAAAGAGCTTTGGTTCAGAGGTACGATACGTCTACCAGACCAACGGCGGTGTCGGTGCCGCCCTCAACAGGGGCATAATGTTGTGTGGCGGATCTTTTCTCTCCTTTCTCGATGCTGACGACCTCTGGAACGAAGATAAATTAATGCATCAGGTGGCGGTCTTTGAAGACAGTCCCGACGTGGACATGGTATTCGGACAGGTCAAACAGTTTTACAGTCCGGAACTCGATGAGGATGAGAGAAAAAGCGTCCGCATCCCTGCCGAGGTCATGCCGGGGGTCTTCAAGGGCAGCATGCTCATCAAACGGGAGTCTTTTTTTCATGTCGGACTCTTTGAAACAACATGGAGAGTGGGCGACTTTATTGACTGGTATCTGAAGGCGGCGGAGAAGGGCCTCAAGAGCATCGTTCTCGATGAAGTCGTTACGTTGAGGCGGATCCATACCGCCAACATGGGTATTCGCGAGCGTGGTTCTCAGACCGATGTTGTGCGCATTCTTAAGGCATCCCTTGACAGGCGCCGAAAGTCAACGACCGGAGAAGGCTCAACATCGTGA
- a CDS encoding glycosyltransferase codes for MNERLVNHTALHRLISPDTALDLQQQVHIFWEGTQFAVTSFSLVNREICSSLLDFGVAELTTVPYEPDQFSPEGNPRFERLRTHDIRMKGFSLRDPSKRPYVWVRHQWPPRPNPPGKALWIIMHPWEYSAVPQFYTDTFALAEEIWTPSTFSRSAFVSSGLDAAKVHVIPNGVDTDTFSPLGGPLRLPTSKGFMFLFVGGTIYRKGIDILLESYSRAFTSKDDVCLIIKDLGVKTLYRGQTAQDLIRRFQDREGMPEVLYLADEFNKEQMARLYRACDVFVSSYRGEGFSLPTLEAMASGLPVIVSLGGATDDFVDEEVGWRIDADRRSVKKVCGHELNQEGFLLEPDKEHLEELLQKAYHSRQEIVRKGTEGALRARQHWTWNHAALKVIRRIDSLCGTAMAVHAEKILGDGPGDWASVTKAIEEKRERHG; via the coding sequence ATGAATGAGCGTTTAGTAAATCATACGGCCCTTCATCGGTTGATCAGCCCTGATACGGCCCTCGATCTTCAACAACAGGTCCATATCTTTTGGGAGGGTACCCAGTTTGCAGTGACTTCCTTCTCTCTCGTAAACCGGGAGATCTGTTCAAGCCTTCTTGATTTCGGAGTTGCAGAACTCACCACCGTCCCTTACGAGCCGGATCAGTTTTCTCCAGAGGGCAACCCGCGATTCGAAAGACTACGGACTCATGACATCCGCATGAAGGGGTTTTCCCTTCGTGACCCTTCGAAGCGACCCTATGTCTGGGTGCGCCACCAATGGCCTCCCCGGCCAAATCCGCCCGGCAAGGCCCTATGGATCATCATGCACCCCTGGGAATATTCCGCAGTGCCTCAATTCTATACCGACACCTTTGCCCTTGCTGAGGAGATCTGGACGCCGTCAACGTTCTCCCGCAGCGCCTTTGTCTCGTCAGGTCTCGATGCTGCCAAGGTTCATGTCATCCCCAACGGCGTAGACACAGATACCTTCTCTCCACTAGGAGGGCCTCTCAGACTTCCAACAAGCAAAGGCTTTATGTTCCTCTTTGTCGGTGGTACTATCTATCGCAAGGGGATTGACATTCTCCTTGAGAGTTACTCCCGCGCCTTCACCTCGAAAGACGATGTCTGCCTGATCATCAAAGATCTCGGTGTAAAGACCCTGTACAGGGGTCAGACGGCACAGGACCTCATCAGGAGATTTCAGGACCGAGAGGGCATGCCGGAGGTCCTCTACCTTGCCGATGAATTCAACAAAGAGCAGATGGCAAGGCTCTACCGGGCCTGCGACGTCTTTGTCTCTTCCTATCGCGGCGAAGGCTTCTCCCTGCCGACGCTTGAGGCTATGGCCAGCGGTCTTCCGGTCATCGTGAGCCTCGGCGGCGCTACCGATGATTTTGTGGATGAGGAGGTGGGATGGCGGATCGATGCAGACAGACGGAGCGTCAAGAAGGTTTGTGGCCACGAACTCAACCAAGAGGGGTTCCTCCTTGAACCGGATAAGGAGCACCTTGAGGAACTTCTCCAAAAAGCATATCATTCAAGGCAGGAGATCGTCAGGAAGGGGACGGAGGGAGCCCTGCGGGCACGTCAACACTGGACGTGGAACCACGCGGCGCTCAAGGTCATCCGGAGGATCGATTCACTCTGCGGAACCGCCATGGCCGTTCATGCTGAAAAGATTCTCGGAGACGGCCCTGGGGATTGGGCATCCGTGACAAAAGCGATAGAGGAGAAACGTGAAAGACATGGCTAG
- a CDS encoding response regulator produces MNNAKILIVDDEPDIVELVSYNLTKEGFEALSASDGKEALDKIRAGDPNLVILDLMLPGIQGMEICRILRNDPRTKSIPIIMLTAKGEEVDKVLGLELGADDYITKPFSPRELLARVKTVMRRTSKKAIDDKVVRIGNLTINKETYSVRKNDRVLDLSSTEFRLLLYLVERRGKVFSRDQLLDAVWKDEAFVEPRTVDVHIRRLRTHVEDDPANPRYVKTKRGIGYYVDGEA; encoded by the coding sequence ATGAACAATGCAAAGATCCTGATCGTCGATGACGAGCCTGATATCGTAGAACTCGTTTCTTATAACCTTACGAAAGAGGGGTTCGAGGCATTGTCAGCCTCAGACGGGAAGGAGGCCCTCGATAAGATCAGGGCAGGCGATCCTAACCTTGTTATCCTTGACCTCATGCTCCCTGGGATACAGGGCATGGAGATCTGTCGAATTTTACGCAATGACCCACGAACGAAGAGCATACCGATCATCATGCTTACCGCAAAAGGAGAAGAAGTGGACAAGGTTCTCGGCCTTGAGCTCGGTGCTGACGACTACATAACAAAGCCCTTCAGTCCACGGGAGCTCCTGGCAAGGGTTAAGACCGTCATGAGAAGGACATCGAAAAAGGCGATCGATGATAAGGTTGTCCGAATAGGGAACCTGACGATCAACAAAGAGACCTATTCCGTGAGAAAGAATGACAGAGTTTTGGATCTGAGTTCCACCGAGTTCAGGCTTCTTCTCTATCTTGTTGAGAGAAGGGGGAAGGTTTTCAGCCGTGATCAGCTTCTCGACGCGGTCTGGAAGGATGAGGCCTTTGTAGAGCCGAGAACCGTAGACGTCCACATCAGGAGACTGCGCACCCACGTCGAGGACGACCCGGCAAACCCCAGGTACGTAAAGACAAAGAGAGGAATCGGTTATTATGTCGACGGAGAAGCATGA
- a CDS encoding glycosyltransferase, with protein MARPLVSVIVAVLNGERFIIPALQSIFTQNYAPYEVIVVDGNSVDRTAPISQFFRSVKYICQGGRGLACGRNTGLEAAKGELIAFLDSDDLWLSNKLSTQVDYLLQNPEIHYVNAWVKFFVEPGARLRPGHTKTFLDQVHVGRTPGTLLARRSVFNLIGSFDPALSIACDVEWFKRAKDRDVPMFIIPDVLLYKRIHDRNLSSDVRTNRREVLSLIRRTIGRQRDQKSGNSHDR; from the coding sequence ATGGCTAGGCCTCTCGTGAGCGTTATCGTTGCCGTACTCAACGGCGAACGCTTTATCATTCCCGCACTTCAAAGCATCTTCACCCAGAACTACGCTCCCTATGAGGTCATTGTTGTTGACGGAAACTCAGTTGACCGTACCGCCCCGATCTCGCAATTTTTCAGATCGGTCAAGTACATCTGTCAGGGAGGCCGGGGCTTGGCGTGCGGTCGTAATACGGGACTAGAAGCTGCCAAGGGGGAACTGATCGCATTTCTGGACTCCGATGACCTTTGGCTATCGAACAAGCTCTCCACTCAGGTCGATTATCTCCTGCAAAACCCTGAGATTCACTATGTGAACGCATGGGTGAAGTTCTTTGTCGAGCCGGGAGCCCGCCTGAGGCCGGGGCATACGAAAACGTTTCTGGATCAGGTCCATGTAGGTCGGACGCCAGGCACCCTGCTCGCCCGAAGGTCTGTCTTCAATCTCATCGGCAGCTTCGATCCTGCCCTCAGCATAGCCTGTGACGTCGAATGGTTTAAACGTGCGAAGGATCGAGATGTCCCCATGTTCATAATCCCCGATGTATTGCTCTATAAACGGATTCATGACCGGAATCTTTCTTCCGACGTACGGACAAACAGAAGGGAAGTGCTTTCCCTGATCAGACGGACAATCGGGCGACAGCGAGATCAGAAAAGCGGAAATTCTCATGATCGGTAG
- a CDS encoding PqqD family protein — protein MTEGSRFRINSPKVIHETIDGETVLVHLDSGNYYSLDGAGADIWGLINRSFDLNGIIEWIAGRYRADRGEIEEALNRLMSELQREDLIVTDEGGGSEEALGRAGCEAASHREGPEIFVHPVLHKYTDMQDLLLLDPIHDVDETGWPSSRDDLPVNRQ, from the coding sequence ATGACAGAGGGTTCACGGTTCAGGATCAATAGTCCTAAAGTCATCCATGAGACCATTGACGGAGAGACCGTCCTGGTCCATCTTGATAGCGGCAACTATTACAGTCTTGATGGGGCGGGCGCGGACATATGGGGACTTATCAACAGAAGCTTCGATCTCAACGGAATCATCGAATGGATTGCAGGTCGGTACAGGGCTGACAGAGGCGAGATAGAAGAGGCTCTCAATCGGCTGATGAGCGAACTACAACGGGAGGATCTCATTGTAACGGACGAAGGGGGGGGAAGTGAAGAGGCCCTCGGTCGTGCCGGCTGCGAAGCAGCAAGCCACCGTGAAGGTCCGGAAATCTTCGTGCACCCCGTGTTACATAAATACACCGATATGCAGGACCTTCTCTTGCTGGACCCGATTCATGACGTCGATGAAACAGGCTGGCCAAGCTCCCGGGATGACCTTCCCGTCAACAGGCAATGA
- a CDS encoding aldo/keto reductase has translation MENEAGRVLRRLGRTGFEVNVLGLGGHTHPVGNGPEFFLSPDDRAHLIHYLVSSGVNYFDTTYKEEVELLADSFRRANIKEDVVISLYGGFISAQQWHQKLRSELESRLAILGYSRAPLFLASVGDGDASYDDIVAACEAMRKFKEEDLVQNIGLSCHAINLFPTIGKVIRETDMIDYIMIRFNWKVQQANEELFPIAEEHDVGIVAMKLFCWDCAPSQWEMKISVFESAGRKDHPENNLSLTPAQRHLVWCIQNSPCDVVVPAMNTLREAKENVQSLGSIGVKVATEEFEDYGARLWNKAELKRLALYAESKTIRERARALWRPRQGLGHLLIRTIKAHYRILRDEGFKKYLLYSYLYRREQISLRIKKIRL, from the coding sequence ATGGAAAACGAAGCAGGAAGAGTTCTGCGAAGGCTTGGTCGGACAGGGTTTGAAGTGAATGTGCTTGGGCTGGGAGGGCACACCCATCCTGTAGGCAATGGTCCTGAGTTCTTCCTTTCTCCCGACGACCGAGCACACCTTATTCATTACCTTGTTTCATCCGGCGTAAATTATTTTGACACGACCTATAAGGAAGAAGTGGAACTGCTGGCCGATTCTTTTCGGCGTGCGAATATCAAAGAGGATGTCGTGATTTCCCTTTACGGGGGTTTCATTTCGGCCCAGCAATGGCATCAGAAGCTCCGCTCGGAACTTGAGTCACGACTTGCCATTCTCGGCTATTCCCGTGCGCCTTTATTTCTCGCAAGTGTCGGAGACGGGGACGCTTCCTATGACGATATCGTTGCGGCTTGTGAAGCGATGAGAAAATTCAAGGAAGAGGACCTCGTCCAAAATATCGGCCTTAGCTGCCACGCGATAAACCTCTTCCCCACGATCGGCAAGGTCATCCGTGAAACTGACATGATTGACTATATCATGATACGTTTTAACTGGAAGGTTCAACAGGCTAACGAAGAACTCTTTCCGATTGCCGAGGAGCACGATGTCGGCATCGTGGCTATGAAACTCTTTTGCTGGGATTGTGCTCCATCGCAATGGGAAATGAAAATCAGTGTCTTCGAGTCCGCAGGCCGTAAAGACCACCCTGAGAACAATCTATCTCTGACCCCTGCCCAGCGACACCTCGTATGGTGCATTCAGAACTCTCCCTGCGATGTCGTCGTACCCGCCATGAATACCTTGAGAGAGGCTAAAGAGAATGTTCAAAGCCTCGGTTCGATAGGAGTGAAGGTCGCCACCGAGGAGTTTGAAGATTACGGCGCAAGGCTATGGAACAAAGCGGAACTCAAGAGATTGGCTCTGTACGCGGAAAGCAAAACCATACGCGAGAGAGCAAGGGCTCTATGGAGACCGAGGCAGGGACTGGGGCACCTTTTGATACGGACGATCAAGGCACATTACAGGATATTGCGGGATGAGGGCTTTAAGAAATATCTTTTGTACTCTTATCTTTACCGAAGGGAACAGATTTCCCTGCGGATCAAGAAAATCCGCCTCTGA
- a CDS encoding glycosyltransferase family A protein — translation MIGRDSLVSVIIPVYNGERYLAEAIESALSQDHRPMQVIVVNDGSTDDTEAVARSYGNDITYLQQENRGPAAARNRGLQISQGVLIAFLDVDDLWSRNKIPLQLARLAEAPSVEIVLGLSQPMKLQWGEGGRPRFEKWHDPFCALLLSAGLFRKSVLEKVGVFDETLRYGEDTDWFMRAREMGISIDLQQEVTLFYRRHGSNMTLDSTLRNSYFIKTLKKSLDRRRQQGDRQVEPFPKLNNLEKIMTHRKNSSGYGETP, via the coding sequence ATGATCGGTAGAGACAGCCTCGTGAGTGTCATTATCCCTGTATATAACGGCGAGCGTTACCTGGCTGAGGCAATCGAAAGCGCACTGTCCCAAGACCACCGGCCGATGCAGGTGATCGTCGTGAATGACGGCTCCACGGACGATACAGAGGCCGTTGCGAGGAGTTATGGCAACGATATCACGTATCTTCAACAGGAGAACCGTGGTCCGGCTGCAGCCCGCAACAGGGGATTGCAGATCTCTCAAGGAGTGCTTATCGCCTTCCTCGACGTCGATGATCTCTGGAGCAGGAATAAGATTCCGCTCCAGCTTGCCCGTCTGGCAGAGGCCCCTTCGGTGGAGATCGTTTTGGGTCTCAGCCAGCCGATGAAATTGCAGTGGGGCGAAGGTGGCAGACCACGGTTTGAAAAATGGCATGATCCTTTCTGTGCCCTTCTCCTGAGTGCCGGACTCTTTCGAAAATCCGTCCTTGAGAAGGTTGGCGTCTTTGACGAAACCCTTCGCTATGGTGAAGATACTGACTGGTTTATGCGGGCCAGGGAAATGGGAATCTCGATAGATCTACAGCAGGAGGTAACCCTCTTTTATCGCCGGCACGGGTCCAACATGACCCTTGATTCAACGTTACGGAACAGCTATTTTATAAAGACATTGAAAAAGTCCCTTGATCGTCGCCGACAGCAAGGGGATAGACAGGTTGAGCCCTTTCCGAAACTGAACAACCTCGAAAAGATTATGACGCATCGAAAGAATTCATCAGGCTATGGAGAGACTCCGTGA
- a CDS encoding glycosyltransferase, protein MELPPSFVSVIIPVYNGEAFLAEAVESIRQQEHDPLEIIIVDDGSTDNTQRIADGLKGDVRYVHQPNRGLPAARNRGLDEAEGDVIAFLDVDDLWSEKKLDRQLWYLNAAPSADIVIGYTQIMIFTDIVGGRHIFREWGNPVLAMSVGSALFRRSVFDSVGRFDETQRYCDDWDWFMRAREHGVSMVVHRDVTQFYRRHGGNMTNQEQLGNHYFINMLKKSLDRRREKTRSPAESLPRLSCIGEEPSGILSDLAEGKAED, encoded by the coding sequence ATGGAGTTACCCCCGTCCTTCGTCAGCGTCATAATTCCTGTCTATAACGGAGAGGCCTTTCTGGCCGAGGCCGTAGAGAGCATCCGGCAGCAGGAGCACGACCCATTAGAAATTATTATTGTAGATGACGGCTCGACGGACAATACCCAAAGGATCGCCGACGGACTCAAGGGAGACGTACGTTATGTTCATCAGCCGAACAGAGGACTTCCTGCGGCCCGAAACCGAGGATTGGATGAAGCCGAGGGAGATGTGATCGCATTCCTGGACGTCGATGACCTCTGGAGCGAGAAAAAGCTGGACCGACAGCTTTGGTACTTGAACGCCGCGCCCTCTGCAGACATTGTTATTGGATATACACAGATCATGATCTTCACGGATATTGTCGGAGGCAGACATATATTCAGGGAATGGGGAAACCCCGTACTTGCCATGAGTGTCGGCAGTGCACTCTTCAGGAGATCGGTGTTTGATAGTGTCGGTCGTTTTGATGAAACACAAAGGTATTGCGATGATTGGGACTGGTTCATGCGGGCCAGAGAACACGGCGTCTCGATGGTGGTACACAGGGACGTGACACAGTTTTATCGGCGACATGGAGGTAATATGACAAATCAGGAACAATTAGGGAATCACTATTTTATCAACATGCTCAAGAAGTCACTCGACCGCCGCAGGGAGAAAACCCGGAGTCCGGCTGAGTCCCTGCCCAGGCTCTCTTGCATTGGGGAAGAACCTTCGGGAATACTTTCCGATTTGGCAGAAGGGAAGGCAGAAGACTGA
- a CDS encoding glycosyltransferase: protein MDTLETVEEQVAFFQNVYHRYLEARESAGEIDFYYRICDTTLRLSFAGRALIHHITPAFSHLRIPQIEAPDLTICLWDSTSTNTNMPPPPWKRDRYTYRGDIWGYNSSRIKTAFHWFEFSLNMMDLEARRGLFWVDHAAGLPSWLNAAPLRTLLHWWLEKNECQLVHAAAVGTERGAVLLTGKGGIGKSTTALSSLKSGLFYLGDDYIVARLKPEPCAFSLYNTAKLNADHVEHFPEFGRFISNTKNLKDEKAVMFLHPAFSGQIMKAMPLKAVIVPHISGNDKSRLTTTSSENILRAASFTTMTQLPGAGIKTYEFLNQLSASLPCFNLELGRDLAHIPVALSEVLQTLARESAAGVPRRYDSAPEPHASPRVWPVVSVIIPVFNGEPFIREVVENILSQGYPSLEIIIIDDGSTDKTRDIVEQLPTEIRYFYQDNHGPATARNKGVIEATGEFVAFNDVDDLWPKNNLPMLVKELLQDEEIDVIHGYAQLAHYTDATREYEYSGNPAESFPYSIGAALFRRSAFTKVGLFDPTLLFGEDTDWFTRAQELKLPIRRLEAVTLIVRRHGRNMTCNKTTVELNSLRVFKKSLDRMRTRKQGGHALS from the coding sequence TTGGACACCTTAGAAACGGTAGAAGAACAGGTAGCATTTTTTCAGAATGTCTATCATCGATACCTGGAAGCAAGGGAGTCTGCCGGGGAGATCGATTTCTATTACCGGATATGCGACACTACCCTCCGCCTCTCCTTTGCAGGCCGGGCATTAATTCACCATATCACACCCGCTTTCAGTCATCTCAGGATACCTCAAATCGAGGCGCCTGATTTGACCATCTGTTTATGGGACAGCACATCAACGAATACCAACATGCCTCCCCCGCCATGGAAGCGCGACCGGTACACGTACCGGGGAGACATCTGGGGGTATAACAGCAGCAGGATTAAGACCGCCTTCCACTGGTTTGAATTCTCCCTGAACATGATGGACCTTGAAGCAAGGAGGGGTCTCTTTTGGGTAGACCATGCTGCAGGTCTTCCTTCCTGGCTGAATGCCGCACCCCTCAGGACTTTACTCCACTGGTGGCTGGAGAAGAACGAATGCCAGCTTGTTCACGCAGCAGCCGTCGGAACGGAAAGGGGTGCCGTTCTCTTGACAGGTAAGGGAGGGATCGGTAAATCAACGACGGCTCTCTCCTCTCTAAAATCGGGCCTCTTTTATCTCGGTGACGATTACATCGTGGCACGGCTGAAGCCGGAACCCTGCGCATTCAGCTTATATAACACCGCAAAACTCAATGCCGACCATGTCGAACATTTCCCCGAATTTGGCCGGTTCATTTCGAACACCAAGAACCTCAAGGATGAGAAGGCGGTCATGTTTCTCCATCCCGCATTCAGCGGTCAGATCATGAAGGCGATGCCCCTGAAGGCGGTCATCGTCCCCCATATTTCAGGCAACGACAAGTCGCGGCTCACGACAACATCTTCAGAAAACATTCTTCGGGCAGCATCCTTCACGACGATGACTCAGCTGCCCGGCGCCGGCATTAAGACCTATGAGTTTCTCAATCAGCTGTCGGCAAGCCTCCCGTGCTTCAATCTCGAACTCGGCCGCGATCTTGCGCATATCCCGGTCGCTCTTTCCGAGGTTTTACAAACCCTCGCTCGTGAAAGCGCTGCAGGCGTCCCGAGGAGGTACGATAGCGCTCCGGAACCACACGCCTCTCCAAGAGTATGGCCGGTGGTAAGCGTCATCATCCCGGTATTCAATGGTGAACCCTTCATCCGGGAAGTGGTGGAGAATATCCTGTCTCAGGGCTATCCTTCCTTGGAAATCATCATCATCGACGATGGTTCCACCGATAAGACCAGGGATATCGTTGAACAGTTGCCGACGGAAATCCGATATTTCTATCAGGATAACCACGGCCCTGCAACAGCAAGGAATAAAGGGGTCATAGAAGCAACAGGCGAATTTGTCGCCTTCAACGACGTCGATGACCTGTGGCCGAAGAACAACCTCCCGATGCTCGTAAAGGAATTGTTGCAAGACGAGGAGATTGATGTCATACATGGTTACGCCCAGCTCGCTCACTACACCGACGCAACCCGTGAATATGAATACAGTGGAAATCCGGCAGAATCCTTTCCCTATTCTATCGGAGCGGCACTGTTCCGGAGATCGGCCTTCACAAAGGTGGGGCTCTTTGATCCAACCCTGCTCTTTGGTGAAGACACGGACTGGTTTACGCGGGCACAGGAATTGAAGCTGCCCATCAGGAGACTGGAAGCCGTGACCCTCATCGTCCGAAGGCATGGGAGGAACATGACCTGCAACAAGACCACCGTTGAACTGAATTCGCTCCGGGTCTTCAAAAAGAGTCTGGACAGGATGCGTACGCGCAAACAGGGCGGTCATGCTCTCTCCTGA
- a CDS encoding ATP-binding protein encodes MTKRIFRRIFVIYAVIVLLAGVVGEIYITSAVRDNRIAVLRQHLEDSIGLLSPGISFTNGNLDAFCRGVKEKVHARVTIIRIDGRVIGDSDHESASMDNHAHRTEIQKAANFGIGMSIRHSDTLHEDLLYVAQKMARSGTDAGYIRLAVPLQSIYRSVNLLRLRMILAVSAVLLVTWGVSVWQISHLKRLLKEITGFSRSLSRGEIDKRLFLDKAGEFSEIADNLTAMSVTLQGMMSQSEEERNRLNVILKSLPDALLIMDGKGMITLSSSSVKDFFGDVPAAGTGFAEVVRNHELADLIDEARKTLAPGTAEFSIETPEEKHLMARVSPLFYRGSELSGFVAVFHDITEIKKLEQVRKDFVANVSHELKTPITAIKGFADTLLDGALGDQENATRFVQTIRSNSERINALVDDLMIISKIELGVIRVEKSLIDIGGVFENIVELFKAKAASKNLSLEIHGDQTIGQIEADRNRLIQILTNLVDNAVKFTETGRVTFGIDREEDGKPFLFVEDTGIGVPAKFLSRLGERFFRVDLARSRKMGGTGLGLAIVKHLVKAHGWHMQFESVQGKGTRVKIII; translated from the coding sequence ATGACGAAGAGAATCTTCAGACGAATCTTCGTAATCTATGCCGTTATCGTTCTCCTCGCAGGGGTTGTCGGCGAGATCTATATTACCTCGGCTGTCAGAGATAACCGTATTGCCGTTCTGAGACAGCACCTTGAAGATTCAATAGGGCTCCTTTCTCCCGGCATATCCTTTACCAACGGCAACCTTGACGCCTTCTGCAGGGGGGTAAAGGAAAAGGTCCATGCCCGTGTCACCATAATACGGATCGATGGAAGGGTGATCGGCGATTCTGACCACGAATCTGCATCTATGGATAATCACGCACATCGCACGGAGATCCAGAAGGCGGCCAATTTTGGGATCGGCATGAGTATTCGTCACAGCGATACGTTACACGAAGATTTGCTCTATGTCGCACAGAAGATGGCACGAAGCGGAACCGACGCAGGATACATCAGGCTTGCGGTGCCGTTGCAGAGTATTTATCGCTCGGTAAATCTCCTCAGGCTAAGGATGATCCTTGCTGTGTCGGCGGTGCTGCTCGTAACATGGGGAGTCTCAGTATGGCAGATCTCCCATCTGAAGAGACTTCTCAAGGAGATCACGGGTTTCTCACGGTCCCTCTCGCGGGGTGAGATAGACAAGAGACTCTTTCTCGACAAGGCGGGGGAATTCAGCGAGATTGCAGATAATCTGACCGCCATGTCGGTCACCCTGCAGGGCATGATGTCGCAAAGCGAAGAGGAGAGGAATCGTCTGAACGTTATTCTCAAGAGCCTTCCTGATGCATTGCTCATCATGGATGGGAAGGGCATGATCACCCTTTCGAGCTCTTCAGTAAAGGATTTTTTTGGAGACGTTCCTGCGGCAGGGACGGGGTTTGCAGAAGTGGTGCGAAATCACGAGTTGGCTGATCTCATCGACGAGGCACGGAAGACCCTTGCTCCGGGCACGGCTGAATTCAGCATCGAAACACCGGAGGAAAAACATCTCATGGCGAGGGTCTCCCCGCTTTTTTATCGAGGAAGTGAGCTTTCAGGGTTTGTCGCGGTATTTCACGATATCACCGAGATCAAGAAACTCGAACAGGTGAGAAAGGATTTTGTTGCCAACGTCTCCCATGAACTGAAGACCCCGATTACCGCGATCAAGGGCTTTGCCGACACGCTTCTCGACGGCGCGCTCGGAGACCAGGAAAATGCAACACGGTTTGTCCAGACCATCAGGTCGAACAGTGAGCGTATCAACGCCCTCGTCGATGACCTCATGATCATCTCCAAGATCGAACTTGGGGTCATAAGGGTCGAGAAGTCTCTCATCGATATCGGAGGGGTCTTCGAGAATATCGTGGAGCTTTTCAAGGCAAAAGCGGCTTCAAAGAATCTTTCTCTGGAAATTCACGGGGATCAGACCATCGGCCAGATCGAGGCAGACAGGAACCGCCTCATCCAGATTCTGACCAATCTCGTCGACAATGCAGTGAAGTTCACGGAAACGGGAAGGGTGACGTTCGGCATCGACAGAGAGGAAGACGGAAAGCCCTTTCTCTTTGTGGAAGATACGGGCATCGGTGTCCCTGCCAAGTTCCTATCGAGGCTCGGCGAGAGGTTCTTCAGGGTGGACCTCGCACGATCGAGAAAGATGGGAGGGACAGGACTCGGCCTCGCAATCGTCAAGCATCTTGTGAAGGCCCACGGATGGCATATGCAGTTCGAGAGTGTGCAGGGCAAGGGCACCCGCGTGAAGATCATCATTTAA